The Ruania alba genome has a window encoding:
- a CDS encoding FtsW/RodA/SpoVE family cell cycle protein: MTSYYLIGGATLLLLAFGLIMVLSASSIPSLRDGGSITSGFQNQALYALIALPVAFGISRIPVSWIRWLAWPAMLGALALQGLLFTPLAVGEGGNTAWVHLPGGVVFQPSEFGKFGLALWLGAVLATKGRLLRHWSHVIFPGLVVSAFFLGTVVYSGDLGTALIVIVLVAGALWVAGVPLSKFVVAGSVVLAAVAALVIASGNRTARVLAFLGIGEEVDPEGLGLQPQRALEGLGTGGISGVGLGASREKWLWLPAAEDDYIFAIIGEELGLLGCLLVLALFVVLAIGFSRVIARHPNPFVKITTGAIACWILGQALVNIGVVIGLLPVLGVPLPLLSKGGSALVTTIGALAVVLAFARDEPGAKDALAARRGSMRRSLAVIAPGRSRG; encoded by the coding sequence GTGACCAGTTACTACCTCATCGGCGGTGCCACGCTGCTGCTGCTCGCGTTCGGACTGATCATGGTGCTCTCCGCCTCCTCGATCCCGTCGCTGCGCGATGGCGGCTCCATCACCAGCGGATTCCAGAACCAGGCGCTCTATGCCCTGATCGCGCTCCCCGTGGCGTTCGGCATCTCCCGCATCCCGGTGTCGTGGATCCGATGGCTCGCGTGGCCGGCGATGCTCGGCGCCCTGGCGCTGCAGGGCCTGTTGTTCACGCCACTGGCTGTCGGTGAAGGTGGCAATACGGCGTGGGTGCATCTGCCCGGCGGCGTGGTGTTCCAACCCTCCGAGTTCGGCAAGTTCGGGCTCGCCCTCTGGCTCGGTGCTGTGCTCGCCACGAAGGGTCGGCTGCTGCGGCACTGGTCGCACGTGATCTTCCCAGGCCTGGTGGTCTCGGCGTTCTTCCTCGGCACCGTGGTCTACTCCGGTGACCTGGGTACGGCGCTGATCGTGATCGTGCTGGTAGCTGGGGCGCTCTGGGTGGCCGGTGTGCCGCTGTCCAAGTTCGTGGTTGCCGGGAGCGTCGTGCTTGCCGCCGTGGCGGCGCTGGTGATCGCCTCAGGCAACCGCACCGCTCGGGTGCTCGCCTTCCTGGGTATCGGCGAGGAGGTCGATCCGGAAGGACTCGGCTTGCAACCGCAACGCGCTCTCGAGGGGCTCGGGACCGGTGGCATCTCGGGGGTGGGCCTGGGAGCTTCCCGGGAGAAGTGGCTCTGGCTGCCTGCCGCCGAGGACGACTACATCTTCGCCATCATCGGTGAGGAGCTCGGGCTGCTCGGCTGCCTGCTGGTCCTTGCGCTCTTCGTGGTGCTCGCGATCGGCTTCAGCCGGGTGATCGCCCGGCACCCGAACCCGTTCGTGAAGATCACCACCGGGGCGATCGCCTGCTGGATCCTCGGCCAGGCCCTGGTGAACATCGGTGTGGTGATCGGGCTGCTCCCGGTGCTCGGCGTCCCGCTTCCGCTGCTGTCCAAGGGAGGCTCAGCCCTGGTGACGACGATCGGCGCGTTGGCCGTGGTGCTCGCCTTCGCACGTGACGAGCCGGGTGCCAAGGACGCGCTCGCCGCACGACGAGGCTCGATGCGCCGATCGCTGGCCGTGATCGCGCCGGGACGTAGCCGTGGCTGA
- the murD gene encoding UDP-N-acetylmuramoyl-L-alanine--D-glutamate ligase, which translates to MSAGTGIDELRGRNVLVAGLGASGRSAVEVLTELGARVTAVDGRDLQDVLPPGADLPAGVRVITEPDPTTLAERTWEDAPSLVVASPGWRPTTPVLAAAAAHGVPVWSEVELAWQICPATVRWLTLTGTNGKTTTVSMLAEMLTAHGWRAPAVGNVGTPIATTVLGARGGDGPGLDALAVELSSFQLHHTHSVSAIASACLNVDADHLDWHGSMDDYVDAKARVHHRTQLACVYNVADPRTRTMVAEADVAEGARAVGFTLGSPGVGEVGVVEDVLADRAFVANRQTHAAELGSLADLAHLGSGAEVPPHIVANALAAGALARAAGVEPAAVAAGLRAYTPGEHRMQTVATIDGVRYVDDSKATNAHAAAAALSAMEPGRTVWIAGGLAKGARLDDLVAMHREKLRAAVVIGVDQRPVLDALERHAPGLPREVVPAGDTEVMRTAVDAAHALARPGDVVLLAPACASMDQFRSYAARGDAFAAAVRDRES; encoded by the coding sequence ATGAGCGCAGGCACGGGGATCGACGAGCTGCGCGGACGCAACGTCCTGGTCGCCGGGCTCGGCGCTTCGGGGCGGTCCGCCGTCGAGGTGCTCACCGAGCTCGGGGCCCGGGTCACGGCTGTGGACGGACGTGACCTGCAGGACGTGCTGCCCCCGGGCGCCGATCTGCCGGCGGGGGTGCGGGTCATCACCGAGCCCGATCCGACGACGCTGGCCGAGAGGACCTGGGAGGATGCCCCGAGCCTGGTGGTCGCCTCGCCCGGGTGGCGCCCGACGACGCCGGTGCTCGCCGCTGCTGCCGCGCACGGGGTGCCGGTCTGGAGCGAGGTGGAGCTGGCCTGGCAGATCTGCCCCGCGACGGTGCGCTGGCTCACCCTGACTGGCACCAACGGGAAGACCACGACCGTGTCCATGCTGGCCGAGATGCTCACCGCACACGGTTGGCGTGCCCCGGCTGTCGGGAACGTCGGCACTCCGATCGCGACGACCGTGTTGGGCGCTCGCGGTGGTGACGGGCCCGGCCTCGATGCACTCGCGGTCGAACTGTCCAGCTTCCAGTTGCACCACACCCACTCCGTCTCGGCGATCGCCTCGGCCTGTCTGAACGTCGACGCCGACCACCTGGACTGGCACGGCTCGATGGACGACTACGTGGATGCCAAGGCACGCGTGCACCACCGCACGCAGCTGGCGTGCGTGTACAACGTGGCGGATCCGCGGACCCGGACCATGGTGGCTGAGGCAGACGTGGCCGAGGGTGCCCGCGCCGTCGGTTTCACCCTCGGTAGCCCAGGGGTGGGCGAGGTCGGTGTGGTCGAGGACGTGCTCGCCGACCGTGCGTTCGTGGCGAACCGGCAGACCCATGCGGCCGAGCTGGGCAGCCTGGCCGACCTGGCTCACCTCGGTTCCGGCGCTGAGGTCCCGCCACACATCGTGGCGAATGCGCTCGCCGCTGGTGCCCTGGCGCGAGCGGCCGGCGTGGAACCCGCGGCCGTGGCAGCAGGACTGCGTGCCTACACCCCGGGCGAGCACCGGATGCAGACGGTGGCCACCATCGACGGGGTGCGCTATGTCGACGACTCGAAGGCCACCAACGCGCACGCCGCCGCGGCGGCGCTCAGCGCGATGGAGCCGGGCCGGACCGTGTGGATCGCCGGTGGTCTGGCCAAGGGTGCCCGACTGGACGACCTTGTGGCCATGCACCGGGAGAAGTTGCGGGCCGCCGTCGTGATCGGTGTGGACCAGCGCCCCGTGCTGGACGCACTTGAGCGACACGCGCCCGGCCTCCCGCGCGAGGTGGTGCCTGCTGGCGACACTGAAGTCATGAGGACAGCAGTCGACGCCGCACATGCGCTGGCCCGCCCGGGTGACGTGGTGCTGCTCGCACCGGCCTGCGCGTCGATGGATCAGTTCCGCTCCTATGCCGCGCGCGGCGACGCGTTCGCGGCGGCGGTACGGGACCGCGAGTCATGA